In a single window of the Acidobacteriota bacterium genome:
- a CDS encoding DUF2911 domain-containing protein — MRRSVILVFVLAVSLATFAQKPAKDKSQRPSPPATPAVCTFADGKTITVDYSVPAMKGRKIYGGLVPFNQPWRTGANEATTFVPATDVVIGGVTIPAGNYTLYTLPAPTPGEKAWKLIISKKTGQWGIPYPEGEDLGRFEMKTELIEIPMEKLHISLMNKPRAKDVCTLRIDWEKTRAYVDVAEKK, encoded by the coding sequence ATGCGCCGTTCCGTTATTCTCGTTTTCGTCCTTGCTGTTTCCCTCGCTACCTTCGCGCAGAAGCCGGCGAAAGATAAATCGCAGCGACCCAGCCCGCCCGCCACGCCCGCCGTCTGCACCTTCGCTGACGGCAAGACCATCACCGTGGATTACAGCGTTCCAGCGATGAAGGGCCGCAAGATCTATGGTGGGCTCGTGCCGTTCAACCAACCGTGGCGCACCGGCGCGAACGAAGCGACCACGTTCGTGCCGGCGACGGACGTGGTCATTGGCGGGGTCACCATTCCCGCCGGCAACTACACGCTCTACACGTTACCCGCACCCACGCCCGGCGAAAAAGCGTGGAAGCTGATCATCAGCAAGAAGACAGGGCAGTGGGGCATCCCGTATCCCGAAGGCGAGGACCTCGGACGCTTCGAGATGAAGACGGAGCTGATCGAGATCCCCATGGAGAAGCTGCACATCTCGTTGATGAACAAACCACGCGCCAAAGATGTTTGCACCTTGCGCATCGACTGGGAGAAGACGCGCGCCTACGTGGACGTCGCGGAAAAGAAGTAG